From the Robbsia betulipollinis genome, the window GTACGACGAGGGGGCAAAACTCGGTGCGGTGTTTTCCACGTCGGCGGCTCCAGTACGCGATTCGACGCTGCGCTGCGCGTCCACCGAATCCGGCGACGCGACGGCGAGGGGGGCGGTGGGCGATACGACCTGCGGCGCGGGGATCGTGGCGGGCGCCACGGCCGGCGCGGCGGTCTGGACTGCCGACAGCGCTTCCGGCACGATCGGCGCGACCACTTCCGGCACGATCGGCGCGACCGGCACCGCCACTTCCGGCGCCATCGCGGCAACCGGAACGACGGGCGCGGCGACCGGCGCCACGACGTGCTCGATCACCGGCTCGATCACGGGCGCCGGCGCCGCCGGGGGCGTGGCGACGACGGGGGCCACGGGTGCCGTGGCGGCGACGCGGGCCAGCATCTGTTCTTCCTGAGCGACGCTCGGGCGCGTGACGATCGGGCCGGTCGCCGAACCGAGTCCGCGGGCGGCGGCCGCCGACGGCGTCATGCCGCTCTCGCGGCGCGCTTCGCGCGGCGCCGCGACGAAAGCGTCATCGTCCGTGCGCTCGGCGCGGCCCAGGCCCAGCACGCCGGCGTTCTGCGGCGACTCGCGGCGCTCGGCGCGCACCAGACCCAGCACCGACGCTTCGTCGGCCTGCGAGAGCGCCGGAGCCGTGGCCTGCTCGCGGCGCGCCGGGATCGCTGCCTGATCGTCGGCGTTCGCGACGCGCTCGCGGAACGACGGCCGCGAGAACATGCGGGCGAAGATCGAACGCGCCGATGCGGGGGGCGCCGCGGGGGCCGGGGCGGCCGGGGCGGCCGGCACGTTCGCCGCGGCAAGACGGCTGGCCGCGATAGAGGCGCTCGCGCCGTTCGCGCGCATGCCGGCCGCCGGGGGCACGGTCACCGGCACCGCGGCGGGGGCGGCAATCGGCGCGGCCGCCGCAGACGCCAGCGACGCCGCACCCGGCGCCTGGCGCGGCGCGGCCAGCGCCGACGGCGTCCAGACGGCGCCCGTTTCTTCCTGCACATCGCGCGGATTCACCGCCGCGCCGGCGTGCGCGCGGTAGTGGCCGTCGTCGCGGTCGTGCGCTGCGCCATTTCCGTAGACATCGTCGCCTTCGTCATCCGCATCGTAGGCGGCGACGTCGTCATACGGCGAGGGCGCAGGTGCCGCGGGCGCCGTCCGGTAGGCCGGCGCCACGTTCGCGCGCGCCTGCGGCGCCGGGTTGCCGCGATGCACATACGCCAGCGCCGAGGCGCCGTCCTCGCCGATATTCGCCGCGGCGAGCACGCCGGGAGGCGCGATCGTGCGATCACGACGTCCCGCTGGCGGCTGCGTCTGCGGAAACGACGGCGCCGGACGGGCGGCCCGCGCGGGCACGGCGTCACGCCACGACGGCACGACGCGCGCTTCGGCGGCCGGCGCCGACGCGTGGGCCGCAGGCATCGCTGCCGGTGCCTGACGCTCGTCGACGATATCCGTCAACGTTTCCTCGGTCAGCGCGACCAGTTCCACTCCACCGTCGACCACGCGGTTCGACAGCACCACGGCATCGGCGCCCAATGCCTCGCGAACCAGGCGCAACGCCTCTCGAGATGACGGCGCGAAGAATTTACGGACTTTCAAATCTGACCTCCGATGGTGGTCGTGACTCTGACGGTGCGGGTATCAGGAACTTCCGCATAGCTCAGGACCTTCAATTGCGGCATGCTGCGTCTCAGGAAGCGCGCCAACAACGCGCGCAAACCGTGCTGAACCAGCAGGACCGGCGGGAAACCCTGGTTCTGCTGAT encodes:
- the flhF gene encoding flagellar biosynthesis protein FlhF, coding for MKVRKFFAPSSREALRLVREALGADAVVLSNRVVDGGVELVALTEETLTDIVDERQAPAAMPAAHASAPAAEARVVPSWRDAVPARAARPAPSFPQTQPPAGRRDRTIAPPGVLAAANIGEDGASALAYVHRGNPAPQARANVAPAYRTAPAAPAPSPYDDVAAYDADDEGDDVYGNGAAHDRDDGHYRAHAGAAVNPRDVQEETGAVWTPSALAAPRQAPGAASLASAAAAPIAAPAAVPVTVPPAAGMRANGASASIAASRLAAANVPAAPAAPAPAAPPASARSIFARMFSRPSFRERVANADDQAAIPARREQATAPALSQADEASVLGLVRAERRESPQNAGVLGLGRAERTDDDAFVAAPREARRESGMTPSAAAARGLGSATGPIVTRPSVAQEEQMLARVAATAPVAPVVATPPAAPAPVIEPVIEHVVAPVAAPVVPVAAMAPEVAVPVAPIVPEVVAPIVPEALSAVQTAAPAVAPATIPAPQVVSPTAPLAVASPDSVDAQRSVESRTGAADVENTAPSFAPSSYGSQTRVRTNAGMTPMGLTLPFVGAASAPAPVVAAAPVEVVAPVAPVAAAAPVEVAAPVAVTAPVETVAPDAPAFTAAEVPALDLSSAPIPAEVEKAVTQPATPAPSSPRAVAGEVLSEMRTLCGTLGEQLAALGEVERERRDPTRIAMTRTLLACGFSAQLVRLLLAKMPSVDNAEQGMSWVKATFERNLPVLDNEDSLMEQGGVFALMGPTGVGKTTTTAKLAARAVMRHGADRVALLTTDSYRIGAHEQLRIYGRILGVAVHAVKDAADLSLVLSELRNKHMVLIDTIGMSQRDRAVSEQVSMLCRTHLPVKRLLLLNATSHGDTLNEVVRAYGAHGEANGESLSGCIITKVDESNGIGAALDTVMRHRLPVHYVSNGQKVPEDLRVARRGFLIENAFSERQQASPFQPDEDDIALMFGADAHIASSAMTAQSGGVHFG